One window of the Mycobacterium xenopi genome contains the following:
- a CDS encoding ATP-dependent DNA ligase: MLLIDVATTSLDVAGVTARRTKVARIAELLHRAAPDPRLVEIIVSWLSGELPQRQIGVGWASLRSLPPPAAQPTLTVDRVHAAFTQIGATSGKGSQGRRADLVARLFAAATATEQTFLRGLLSGELRQGALAGIMTDAVAAATGIPAPAVRRAAMLGGNLPAVAAAGLTGGAAALAVFTLRVGRPVGPMLAQTATGIADALERLGGTALFEAKLDGARVQIHRAGDDVVVYTRSLDDVTARLPEVVEAALELPVHELIADGEAIALRADNRPQPFQVTASRFGRSVDVAAARAAQPLSVFFFDLLRCDGVDLLDAPTSERIAALDEIAPARHRVDRLVTSDPSAAADFLDATLAAGHEGVMAKSPSAPYEAGRRGATWLKVKPVHTLDLVVLAVEWGSGRRRGKLSNIHLGARDPATGGFVMLGKTFKGMTDAMLEWQTQRFLQLAVGRTDGYVVKLRPQQVVEVAFDGIQASPRYPGGLALRFARVLRYRDDKPPAEADTIDTVRAIYQRHN; encoded by the coding sequence GTGTTGCTGATCGACGTGGCGACCACGTCGCTGGACGTGGCCGGCGTGACCGCACGTCGCACCAAGGTCGCGCGCATCGCCGAACTGCTCCACCGCGCCGCCCCCGATCCCAGGCTGGTCGAGATCATCGTCTCCTGGCTCTCCGGCGAGCTGCCGCAACGCCAAATCGGCGTCGGGTGGGCCTCCTTGCGCTCACTGCCGCCGCCCGCTGCGCAGCCAACCTTGACCGTCGACCGGGTCCACGCCGCCTTCACGCAAATCGGCGCTACCTCCGGTAAGGGTTCGCAGGGACGGCGCGCCGATCTGGTCGCGCGGCTGTTTGCCGCCGCCACCGCGACCGAGCAGACGTTTCTGCGGGGGCTGCTGTCCGGAGAGCTGCGTCAGGGAGCACTGGCCGGGATCATGACCGACGCCGTTGCCGCCGCCACCGGCATCCCGGCGCCCGCGGTGCGGCGTGCGGCGATGCTGGGCGGGAATCTGCCCGCTGTCGCCGCAGCCGGCCTGACCGGTGGTGCCGCCGCGCTGGCAGTATTTACCCTGCGGGTGGGCCGGCCGGTCGGCCCGATGCTCGCCCAGACCGCGACCGGCATTGCTGACGCACTCGAAAGGCTGGGCGGCACAGCGCTTTTCGAAGCAAAACTGGACGGCGCACGGGTACAGATCCACCGGGCCGGCGACGACGTCGTCGTCTACACCCGAAGCCTCGACGACGTCACCGCACGGCTGCCCGAAGTGGTCGAGGCAGCGCTGGAACTCCCGGTCCACGAGCTCATCGCCGACGGCGAGGCGATCGCACTGCGCGCCGACAACCGGCCGCAGCCGTTCCAAGTGACGGCGTCCCGGTTCGGCCGCTCGGTCGACGTCGCGGCCGCCCGCGCCGCGCAGCCACTGTCGGTGTTCTTCTTCGACCTGTTGCGCTGCGACGGGGTCGACCTGCTCGACGCCCCGACCAGCGAGCGCATCGCCGCCCTGGACGAGATCGCACCGGCACGGCACCGGGTCGACCGGCTCGTCACGTCGGATCCATCCGCCGCGGCCGACTTCCTGGATGCGACGCTGGCCGCCGGTCATGAGGGGGTGATGGCCAAGTCGCCGAGCGCACCCTACGAAGCGGGCCGCCGCGGGGCGACCTGGTTGAAGGTCAAACCCGTGCACACCCTTGACCTGGTCGTGCTCGCGGTCGAGTGGGGTTCGGGACGGCGCCGCGGCAAGCTCTCCAACATCCATCTCGGCGCGCGTGACCCCGCCACCGGCGGCTTCGTGATGCTGGGTAAGACGTTCAAGGGCATGACCGACGCCATGCTCGAGTGGCAGACCCAGCGGTTTCTGCAGCTAGCCGTCGGCCGCACCGACGGTTACGTCGTCAAGCTGCGACCGCAGCAGGTCGTCGAAGTCGCGTTCGACGGAATCCAGGCATCGCCGCGCTATCCCGGCGGGCTGGCGCTGCGTTTCGCGCGGGTGCTGCGTTATCGCGACGACAAGCCCCCGGCCGAAGCCGACACTATCGACACGGTGCGCGCAATTTACCAGCGGCACAACTGA
- a CDS encoding carbon starvation CstA family protein, which translates to MAGGPDGRLDGHVHFIRTHAHLPPVAIVDRSPITPRHKLVFGIIAVIGAIAWAVVAFARRETVNAVWLVVAACCVYVIGFRFYARLVEMKIVHPRDDHATPAEIFDNGTDYMPTDRRVLFGHHFAAIAGAGPLVGPVLATQMGYLPCSIWIVVGAVLGGCVQDYLVLWISTRRRGRSLGQMARDELGAAGGLAALVGVFVIMVIIIAVLALVVVRALAQSPWGVFSIAMTIPIAVFMGLYLRFVRPGRVAEVSVIGFGLLLAAVASGHAIAQTSWGATWLNLSPVALSWFVIVYGFAASVLPVWLLLAPRDYLSTFMKVGAIALLAVGVVVARPVMQAPALSHFAGRGDGPVFAGSLFPFLFITIACGALSGFHALVSSGTTPKLLEKESQMRLIGYGGMITESFVAVMALITASILDQHLYFTLNAPAAQTGGTATTAAQYVNHLGLSEAPITAEQINQAAAGVGEQSIVSRTGGAPTLAFGMSEVLHRVLGGTGLKAFWYHFAVMFEALFILTTVDAGTRVARFMLSDGLGNAGGPLARLRDPSWRPGAWACSLAVVAAWGSILLIGVTDPLGGINTLFPLFGIANQLLAAIALTVTTVVVIKKGHLKWSWIPGLPLLWDLAVTLTASWQKIFSRDPAVGYWTQHSQYVAAKHAGKTVFGSAKNAHQLDEVIRNTFIQGSLSILFAAVVIVVLVAGIAVSSNVIRGVGKPLTEDLPVPSKIFAPAGLVSTPGERAVKKQWDAHLLTTRAARRLAGLGPTTSNLPRPPDRRCGTALTR; encoded by the coding sequence GTGGCGGGAGGGCCGGACGGCAGGCTCGACGGACACGTCCACTTCATTCGGACGCACGCCCACCTGCCACCGGTCGCGATCGTCGACCGCTCGCCGATCACCCCCCGGCACAAACTCGTCTTCGGGATCATCGCGGTCATCGGCGCAATCGCCTGGGCCGTCGTCGCGTTCGCCCGACGAGAAACGGTCAACGCGGTCTGGTTGGTCGTCGCCGCGTGCTGCGTCTACGTCATCGGCTTCCGCTTTTATGCGCGGTTGGTCGAGATGAAGATCGTTCACCCCCGCGACGACCACGCCACCCCGGCGGAAATCTTCGACAACGGCACCGACTACATGCCTACGGACCGGCGCGTGCTGTTCGGTCATCACTTCGCCGCCATCGCCGGAGCGGGTCCGCTCGTCGGGCCGGTGCTGGCCACGCAGATGGGCTATTTGCCCTGCAGCATTTGGATCGTCGTCGGCGCGGTTCTCGGCGGATGCGTGCAGGACTACCTGGTGTTGTGGATTTCCACGCGACGGCGTGGCCGTTCCCTGGGGCAGATGGCGCGCGACGAGCTCGGCGCCGCCGGCGGGCTGGCCGCACTCGTCGGGGTCTTCGTGATCATGGTGATCATCATCGCGGTGTTGGCGCTGGTGGTGGTGCGAGCACTGGCGCAAAGCCCGTGGGGCGTCTTCTCGATCGCCATGACCATTCCCATCGCCGTTTTCATGGGTCTGTATTTGCGGTTCGTCCGTCCGGGTCGGGTCGCCGAAGTGTCGGTGATCGGCTTCGGGCTGCTGCTGGCCGCCGTCGCGTCAGGCCACGCTATAGCCCAAACATCCTGGGGTGCAACGTGGTTGAACTTATCACCGGTAGCGCTGTCCTGGTTTGTCATCGTCTACGGTTTCGCCGCGTCGGTGCTGCCGGTGTGGTTACTGCTGGCGCCGCGCGACTATCTGTCGACGTTTATGAAGGTCGGTGCGATCGCACTGCTGGCCGTCGGCGTCGTAGTCGCCCGACCAGTGATGCAAGCGCCCGCGCTCTCGCATTTCGCCGGCCGCGGTGACGGGCCCGTGTTCGCCGGTTCGCTGTTCCCGTTCTTATTCATCACCATAGCCTGCGGCGCGCTGTCGGGGTTTCATGCGCTGGTCTCGTCGGGGACGACCCCGAAGCTGCTGGAGAAAGAAAGCCAGATGCGGCTGATCGGCTATGGGGGGATGATCACCGAGTCCTTCGTCGCGGTCATGGCGCTGATCACTGCGTCGATCCTGGACCAACATCTGTATTTCACGCTCAACGCGCCGGCGGCGCAGACCGGCGGCACCGCAACCACCGCCGCTCAATATGTCAACCATCTCGGGTTATCCGAAGCGCCGATCACCGCAGAGCAGATCAACCAGGCCGCAGCCGGCGTCGGCGAGCAGTCGATCGTGTCGCGCACCGGCGGCGCACCGACGCTGGCGTTCGGGATGTCAGAGGTGCTGCACCGTGTCTTGGGCGGCACCGGCCTTAAAGCGTTCTGGTACCACTTCGCGGTCATGTTCGAGGCTCTGTTCATCCTGACCACCGTCGATGCGGGCACCCGGGTTGCACGGTTCATGCTTTCCGACGGGCTGGGCAATGCGGGCGGACCGCTGGCCAGGCTGCGCGACCCGAGCTGGCGTCCAGGCGCGTGGGCGTGCAGCCTGGCCGTCGTCGCCGCTTGGGGCAGCATTTTGTTGATCGGGGTGACCGATCCGCTCGGCGGCATCAATACGCTGTTTCCGCTGTTCGGCATCGCCAACCAACTTCTGGCGGCGATCGCGCTGACGGTCACGACCGTCGTGGTCATCAAGAAGGGGCACCTGAAGTGGTCGTGGATACCGGGCCTTCCTCTGTTGTGGGATCTGGCGGTCACGCTCACGGCGTCGTGGCAGAAAATCTTCTCCCGCGACCCGGCGGTGGGTTATTGGACTCAGCATTCCCAGTACGTTGCCGCCAAGCACGCGGGTAAGACCGTGTTCGGTTCGGCGAAAAACGCCCACCAGCTCGACGAGGTGATCAGGAACACTTTCATCCAAGGCAGCCTCTCGATCCTCTTCGCGGCGGTCGTCATCGTTGTGTTGGTGGCTGGAATCGCCGTGTCTAGCAACGTCATTCGAGGTGTCGGGAAACCTCTGACCGAGGACCTTCCGGTGCCGTCGAAGATCTTCGCTCCCGCGGGGTTGGTATCGACCCCAGGTGAGCGTGCGGTGAAAAAACAGTGGGACGCTCACCTGTTGACGACGCGCGCCGCCCGCCGTCTGGCGGGCCTGGGGCCAACCACCTCGAATCTGCCTCGTCCGCCGGATAGGCGCTGCGGCACAGCGTTGACGCGCTGA
- a CDS encoding D-2-hydroxyacid dehydrogenase family protein produces the protein MKVAILDDYQNVALSMADWSDVAARAEITVFRDHLADPDAVVERLAPFDVVCVMRERTPLPRAIIERLPRLKMIASTGPFNASIDVAAAAERGIHVSTTGGYIESTVELTWALILAAARRIVDETLSVRAGGWQTSVGRQLGGAVLGVLGLGRVGTRVARVGTAFGMEVIAWSTNLTRQAAERAGVAYVSRDELFGRADVLTIHLVLSERTRGLVGAAELASMKPTAMLVNTSRGPIVDEQALIGALRSGSIAAAGLDVFDIEPLPAAHPLRSLDNVVATPHIGYVADRVYRTFYGEAAAEIARWLVEFGGSAR, from the coding sequence ATGAAGGTGGCGATCCTCGACGACTACCAAAACGTCGCGCTGAGCATGGCCGACTGGTCGGACGTTGCAGCCAGGGCCGAGATCACCGTCTTCCGCGACCATCTCGCCGATCCGGACGCAGTCGTCGAACGGTTGGCACCGTTCGACGTGGTGTGCGTTATGCGTGAGCGCACGCCGTTGCCCCGCGCGATCATCGAGCGGTTGCCGCGGCTGAAGATGATTGCCTCGACCGGGCCGTTCAATGCCTCCATCGACGTGGCGGCCGCCGCGGAGCGCGGCATACACGTGAGCACCACGGGCGGCTATATCGAGTCCACCGTCGAACTGACCTGGGCGCTCATCTTGGCCGCCGCTCGCCGGATCGTCGACGAAACGCTCTCGGTGCGCGCCGGGGGATGGCAGACGTCGGTGGGTCGCCAGCTCGGCGGGGCGGTACTCGGTGTGCTCGGGCTGGGTAGGGTCGGCACCCGGGTGGCGCGGGTCGGTACGGCCTTCGGGATGGAGGTTATCGCGTGGAGCACCAACCTGACCCGGCAAGCCGCCGAACGGGCCGGGGTGGCGTACGTGTCCAGGGACGAGCTGTTCGGCCGGGCCGACGTGCTGACCATCCACTTGGTGCTCAGCGAACGCACCCGCGGTCTCGTGGGTGCGGCAGAGCTGGCATCGATGAAGCCGACCGCGATGTTAGTTAACACCTCGCGGGGGCCGATCGTCGACGAGCAGGCCCTGATCGGGGCGTTGCGGTCGGGCAGCATCGCGGCCGCGGGCCTCGACGTGTTCGACATCGAGCCACTGCCGGCCGCGCATCCGCTGCGCTCGCTGGACAACGTGGTCGCCACGCCCCACATCGGCTACGTTGCCGACCGGGTCTACCGCACCTTCTACGGGGAGGCCGCCGCCGAGATCGCCCGCTGGCTCGTCGAATTCGGCGGATCGGCCCGGTGA
- a CDS encoding NUDIX domain-containing protein has protein sequence MKPHRHSVALVIKNDSGELLVVKRPEDEEGPLAGLWGFPAITLTANESEIHGALRIGPTKLGVEVDVGEKMGELSCDRDAVILHLSDYAATIPKGQTPSVPQSDTTVTQYVDLKFTADPTELFPAARRGSVCTQIYLSSIGVDWIGDSR, from the coding sequence GTGAAGCCGCATAGACATTCTGTTGCTCTGGTAATCAAAAACGACAGCGGCGAATTGCTTGTTGTCAAACGCCCCGAGGACGAGGAAGGCCCGCTGGCCGGATTATGGGGGTTTCCGGCAATAACTTTGACGGCCAACGAATCCGAGATCCACGGCGCTCTTCGCATCGGACCCACGAAGCTAGGCGTCGAAGTAGACGTCGGTGAGAAGATGGGCGAACTCAGCTGTGACCGCGACGCCGTCATACTTCACTTAAGTGACTATGCAGCAACAATTCCTAAAGGTCAGACCCCAAGCGTTCCGCAGAGCGATACCACCGTCACCCAGTATGTGGATCTTAAGTTCACCGCGGATCCCACCGAGCTGTTCCCGGCAGCTCGGCGCGGATCCGTATGCACACAAATCTATTTGAGCTCAATCGGGGTTGATTGGATTGGTGATAGCCGATAA
- a CDS encoding histidine phosphatase family protein has protein sequence MLLATVLLGLGSGKAWADESIVIDFVRHGQSVANAEGVIDTGVPGTRLTQLGQQQARAVANVLAPQGPFAGIFASQLIRTQETAAPLTQLVRMSAQILPGLNEINAGVYNRLPEFSLAGLLYIVGPVAWALGLAFVPMLAPGSTDVNGVVFKKRFTNALQTMYSNALAHPVRAADGKITNVAFSSELDTEVGTLMNVKNPDPLLMLIDPLPNTGIIVIEGNPRDGWTLISWNGKPVAPMPAGARTNPETTRLCQMLLPTDTGSCAAKLPSTPGVLRLPTANRVSDRLPAAPNG, from the coding sequence ATGCTGCTTGCGACGGTGCTTTTGGGCCTGGGCTCGGGGAAGGCCTGGGCGGATGAGTCGATCGTCATAGACTTCGTCCGGCATGGGCAGTCGGTAGCCAATGCGGAAGGCGTTATCGACACAGGAGTGCCCGGAACTCGACTCACCCAGCTCGGCCAGCAGCAGGCCCGCGCCGTCGCCAACGTACTCGCGCCACAGGGCCCCTTTGCCGGCATCTTTGCTTCGCAGTTGATCAGGACACAGGAGACCGCTGCGCCGTTGACTCAACTCGTGCGAATGAGCGCGCAAATATTGCCCGGGCTCAACGAAATCAATGCGGGCGTTTACAACCGCTTACCGGAATTCAGCCTCGCGGGACTTCTGTACATAGTCGGCCCGGTCGCGTGGGCGCTCGGCTTAGCCTTCGTGCCGATGCTGGCCCCGGGCTCCACCGACGTTAACGGGGTGGTGTTCAAAAAGCGCTTTACCAACGCACTTCAAACCATGTATAGCAATGCCCTGGCTCATCCGGTGCGGGCCGCGGACGGCAAGATCACTAACGTAGCATTCTCGAGCGAGCTCGACACCGAAGTCGGGACGCTGATGAACGTCAAAAACCCCGATCCACTGCTCATGCTCATCGACCCACTGCCCAACACCGGCATTATCGTGATCGAGGGCAATCCCCGCGATGGCTGGACGCTTATCAGTTGGAACGGGAAACCTGTGGCGCCGATGCCGGCGGGTGCGAGGACCAACCCCGAGACGACGCGCTTATGCCAAATGCTTCTGCCGACCGACACCGGATCATGCGCGGCCAAACTGCCTTCCACGCCAGGTGTTCTGCGCCTACCGACGGCAAACCGTGTCAGCGACCGGTTGCCTGCGGCACCGAACGGATGA
- the crcB gene encoding fluoride efflux transporter CrcB codes for MAEHDYRELAAIFAGGALGALARAALNLLAAPDPTQWPWATFTANILGAFLVGYFTTRLLERLPLSSYRRPLLGTGLCGGLTTFSTLQVETLAMIEHGEYGLVVGYGTASIGLGLLAVYLATALVRRVPVRG; via the coding sequence GTGGCAGAACATGATTACCGAGAGCTGGCCGCGATCTTCGCGGGCGGAGCGTTGGGCGCGTTGGCTCGCGCCGCGCTGAACCTCCTCGCCGCCCCCGATCCCACCCAATGGCCCTGGGCCACCTTCACCGCGAACATTCTCGGCGCCTTCCTGGTGGGCTATTTCACCACCCGGTTGCTGGAGCGATTGCCGCTGTCGAGTTATCGCCGCCCGCTGCTGGGCACCGGACTGTGCGGGGGGCTGACCACGTTTTCGACCCTGCAGGTCGAGACCCTGGCGATGATCGAGCACGGCGAGTACGGTCTGGTCGTCGGCTACGGCACGGCCAGCATCGGGCTGGGACTGCTGGCGGTGTATCTGGCCACCGCGCTGGTACGCCGGGTGCCCGTTCGCGGATGA
- the crcB gene encoding fluoride efflux transporter CrcB has protein sequence MTIAVSVGVMVLGGVGAVLRFLVDRAVARRAARSFPFGTLTVNISGAALLGLLGKLALSHQAALLADTAFIGSYTTFSTWMLETQRLGEERQLWSALANILVSAALGLAAALLGQWIGSRL, from the coding sequence ATGACGATCGCGGTCTCGGTGGGCGTGATGGTTCTCGGCGGTGTCGGCGCGGTGTTGCGTTTCCTGGTGGACCGGGCCGTGGCGCGGCGGGCTGCGCGGTCGTTTCCGTTCGGAACCCTGACCGTGAACATCAGCGGCGCAGCACTATTGGGCCTGCTCGGCAAGCTGGCATTGAGCCACCAGGCGGCCCTGTTGGCCGACACCGCATTCATCGGCTCCTACACGACATTCTCGACCTGGATGCTGGAAACCCAGCGTCTCGGCGAAGAGCGCCAGCTGTGGTCTGCGCTTGCCAACATCCTCGTCAGCGCGGCGCTGGGGCTGGCCGCGGCGCTGCTCGGGCAGTGGATCGGAAGTCGGCTGTGA
- a CDS encoding GNAT family N-acetyltransferase, whose protein sequence is MTETEPILPRELTDIPDEVRNVPPPPLPEVPEPYALRLADPDADAEMIAEWMNRPHLVEAWEYPWPAGRWRRYLHAQLAGSYSRPIIGSLTGRDAAYLELYRAAKDSIATRYEADPYDLGLHIAIADLTIVNTGIVRYLLPHFMASALSLEPRCRRMMFDPDHRNTMARRACERGGCVFLGEHDMPNRRMALYVLPRTPGDVPRLREH, encoded by the coding sequence ATGACCGAGACCGAACCGATCCTGCCGCGGGAGTTAACCGATATTCCCGACGAGGTTCGAAACGTCCCGCCGCCGCCGCTGCCGGAGGTGCCGGAACCGTATGCGTTGCGTCTCGCCGACCCCGACGCCGATGCGGAGATGATCGCCGAGTGGATGAACCGGCCCCACTTGGTCGAGGCCTGGGAATACCCGTGGCCAGCCGGCAGATGGCGTCGCTATCTTCACGCTCAGCTTGCCGGCAGCTACTCGCGGCCGATCATCGGCAGCCTAACCGGCCGAGATGCCGCCTATCTCGAATTGTACAGGGCGGCAAAGGATTCCATTGCCACCCGCTACGAGGCCGACCCGTACGATCTGGGTTTGCACATCGCCATCGCCGACCTGACGATCGTGAACACGGGCATTGTCCGATACCTGCTGCCGCACTTCATGGCCAGCGCGCTCAGCCTCGAACCGAGGTGTCGCCGGATGATGTTCGACCCTGATCATCGCAACACGATGGCCCGCCGCGCCTGCGAACGCGGCGGTTGTGTGTTTCTCGGTGAACACGACATGCCCAATCGCCGCATGGCGCTCTATGTTTTGCCGCGCACGCCTGGCGACGTGCCCAGGCTGCGCGAGCATTAG
- a CDS encoding DUF488 domain-containing protein, translating to MAKSRIRVARVYDEPGPEDGQRILVDRVWPRGFRKDDPRVGIWFKDVAPSNELRRWYSHKPERFDEFASRYEKELQGSEALAELRKLTNRGAVTLVTATRDLEGSQATVLAKLLRRR from the coding sequence ATGGCCAAGAGCCGGATCCGGGTGGCGCGGGTGTACGACGAACCCGGCCCCGAGGACGGCCAACGCATCTTGGTCGACCGGGTGTGGCCCCGGGGGTTTCGCAAAGACGACCCGCGGGTGGGCATCTGGTTCAAGGATGTCGCGCCGTCGAACGAACTGCGTCGGTGGTACAGCCACAAGCCGGAGCGTTTCGACGAGTTCGCTTCGCGCTACGAAAAAGAACTGCAGGGCAGTGAGGCGCTCGCGGAATTGCGCAAGCTGACCAACCGTGGGGCCGTGACACTGGTGACTGCCACCCGGGACCTGGAGGGCAGTCAGGCAACGGTGCTGGCGAAGCTGCTTCGTCGCCGTTGA
- a CDS encoding N-acyl-D-amino-acid deacylase family protein encodes MFDVKITGGTVVDGTGADRFDADVAVKDGTIVEVRRRGPADPPLAGEAAETIDATGKIVAPGFVDIHTHYDGQVSWDDLLEPSSTHGVTTVVAGNCGVGFAPVRPGREQWLIELMEGVEDIPGTALSEGITWGWESYPDYLDVIGQRHLAVDFGSQVAHGPIRAYAMGERGARNEPATPDDIAAMSRLVQEAVEAGALGFSSSRTLAHRAMDGEPVPGTFAAEDELFALGHAMAAGGGAVFELAPQGAAGEDIVAPKKEIDWMRRLGAEIDCALSFALIQVDADPNLWREQLDISAAAHEEGSRLHPQIAARPFGMLLGFPGHHAFTHRPTYRRLKAECSREELAARLADPAIRAAILSEDDSPPDPNVLFDGMFAFAQHAVDRLYPLGEPPDYEPTPDRTVAAIARQRGEDPLATMYDLMLESDAGAMLLLPMYNYADGNHDAIREMLTHPAGVLGLSDGGAHCSMICDASYPTFLLTHWARDRRRGEKLSLEYVVRKQSHDTAQLFGLSDRGVIEVGKKADINVIDMDALTLHAPRMAFDLPAGGHRLVQGASGYAATIVSGVVTRRNGVDTGARPGRLVRGTR; translated from the coding sequence GTGTTCGACGTCAAGATCACTGGCGGCACGGTTGTGGACGGAACCGGCGCGGACCGGTTCGACGCCGATGTCGCGGTCAAAGACGGCACGATCGTCGAGGTTCGTCGCCGCGGGCCGGCCGACCCGCCGCTGGCAGGCGAAGCCGCCGAGACGATCGACGCAACCGGCAAGATCGTCGCACCGGGATTCGTCGACATCCACACCCACTACGACGGTCAGGTCAGCTGGGACGACCTGCTGGAGCCGTCCAGCACTCACGGTGTGACGACCGTGGTCGCCGGTAACTGCGGCGTCGGTTTCGCCCCGGTTCGGCCCGGACGTGAGCAGTGGCTCATCGAGCTGATGGAGGGCGTGGAAGACATCCCGGGAACCGCGCTGTCGGAAGGGATCACCTGGGGGTGGGAGAGCTACCCGGACTACCTCGACGTGATCGGTCAACGTCACCTCGCCGTCGACTTCGGCAGCCAGGTCGCGCACGGGCCCATTCGCGCCTACGCGATGGGTGAGCGCGGCGCCCGCAACGAGCCCGCAACCCCGGACGACATCGCAGCAATGAGCCGGCTGGTACAGGAGGCGGTAGAAGCCGGCGCGTTGGGGTTTTCGTCGTCGCGCACGCTGGCCCACCGGGCCATGGACGGCGAACCGGTGCCCGGAACGTTCGCCGCCGAAGACGAGCTGTTCGCCCTGGGCCACGCCATGGCGGCCGGCGGCGGCGCGGTGTTCGAGCTTGCGCCGCAAGGTGCCGCAGGCGAAGACATCGTGGCCCCGAAGAAAGAAATCGACTGGATGCGGCGGCTGGGCGCCGAGATCGACTGCGCGCTGAGCTTCGCGCTGATCCAGGTTGACGCCGACCCCAACCTGTGGCGCGAGCAGCTCGACATCTCCGCCGCTGCCCACGAGGAAGGCAGCCGGCTGCATCCGCAGATCGCCGCACGCCCGTTCGGGATGTTGCTGGGGTTCCCCGGTCACCACGCCTTCACCCACCGCCCGACCTATCGGCGCCTCAAAGCCGAATGCAGCCGCGAAGAACTCGCTGCCCGGCTGGCCGATCCCGCGATACGGGCAGCCATCCTGTCCGAGGATGACTCGCCGCCGGACCCGAACGTGCTCTTCGACGGCATGTTCGCGTTCGCACAACACGCGGTCGATCGGCTCTACCCGCTCGGTGAGCCACCCGACTACGAGCCCACGCCCGATCGCACCGTCGCCGCCATCGCCCGCCAACGCGGCGAGGATCCGCTGGCGACGATGTACGACCTGATGCTGGAATCCGATGCCGGCGCGATGCTGCTGCTGCCGATGTACAACTACGCTGACGGAAATCACGACGCCATCCGTGAGATGCTGACCCACCCTGCCGGCGTCCTCGGGCTGTCCGACGGCGGTGCCCACTGCAGCATGATCTGCGACGCCTCGTATCCGACGTTCCTGCTGACCCATTGGGCGCGTGATCGTCGTCGAGGCGAGAAACTGTCGCTGGAATACGTCGTCCGCAAGCAGTCTCACGACACCGCGCAGCTGTTCGGGCTGTCGGATCGAGGTGTCATCGAGGTGGGAAAGAAGGCCGACATCAACGTGATCGACATGGATGCGCTTACCCTGCATGCCCCGCGGATGGCCTTCGACCTGCCGGCCGGCGGGCACCGGCTCGTCCAGGGCGCTTCCGGCTATGCCGCCACGATCGTCAGCGGGGTCGTGACACGCCGCAACGGCGTCGACACCGGCGCGCGCCCCGGTCGATTGGTGCGTGGAACACGTTGA